The DNA segment AGCTAGTAAAATAAAAGCATTTAGGGGGATTTAAAGGCTAAAGCTCGTTGGTcaatatctatatctatcttcTACAATGAAATTTGCTTCTGCCTCTTTCCGTTGTGCTTGTGTCCAGGAAGATTCTTCTATTTTGTTCAAACCAAATGATCCACCATGACGTGAGGAGAGCTCCAAGTATTTCAATGACTGACATTCTATTTTACAACTTATAATTGTTTTATATATGCATTATGACTCGCTCGGATCAATCCGTAGTTTTGttgtgttgttttcttttttagctGAAATGTCTGAGCCCGGGATTGAAATTTTGTTTCGAAATTTCGGACCCCCCTCCTCCCGCAAGTCAATATCATGATCGAAATTcggttttttttcttgaatttaGTCAAGATCAGTTAAATTgtgtcaaaattttagaaaattttggttctaccgaaatgaccgaaattttaGCCGAAATCGAAATTGAAACCTGTCTAACCCTGGGCCAAAAGCACTGCGAGGAGCTACAGCTTCGATTTCGATTGATAATAAATAAACTATGCCTCGAAACTGTTACTGCAAAGCAAGAAACTAATGCAGCGAGGGCTACTAAACACATAAACCACCTAAATGGCTTCCACCTAAATGGCTTCTATAGTAGAATCATATCAGAAACATCTAAAAATTCTATGCTTCGATGATAATCTAGTCCTGGAAGGCCCACGCGTTCTCCTTGCGgatctccgcctcctcctcgggcGTGAAGTCGTTGGCGATGTTGAACTCGGCCCTGATCTCCTCCACCGTCTTCCCCCTGATCAGGTCGGCCGCGCGCTGGCACGCGAGGGCCAGCAGGCACGGCACGTTGAGGTAGTTCGCGGCCAGGATCAGGTCGAACAGCGTCGCGTTGTCCACCTCGATGAACGCCGCGTCGAAGCTCTtcagctcctccacctcctcgccggcggcggcggcggcggcggcgtgctcgcTGCAGTACTCGAGCACCTtggcgaggacggcggaggGGACGTTGGGGAGGGGGACGCCGTTGTCGGTGCACTCGTCCTCGACCATGTTGCGCACCAGCCTCGACATGCTCGCCACCGCCTGCGCCACCTCGAATCTCTGGCCGTCGGAGCTGATCAGCAGGAtcatgtcgccggcggcggcggcggcgccggcgacctcctttgctgctgcttccgccATTGGAGATTTTGGTTTAGTTTTCTCGTCGAACATGCGTGTGAACTGTTGTTGATCACGGACGAACTCGTTGAAGCGTCTGTGGTGCTCGACGATCTGTTTGGAAGTCTGTATTTATTGCGGAGTCCAAATTAAATCAAATCCGATTCgaattaattttagaatttttgttatttctggGAAGATTGATAAGTTCTCTTTCCGTTTATtactagggttagggtttaggcTTGGGTTCCgtataagggcatgtacaaaggtagagtaTAATATGAGCTCTCTGTATTAATTAATGTCACTAGAGACCATCCTCCTACAATAGTAGAGACAATAAGATttataaaccattaatgcactaaatatttttttattatacttcttTCCTTTACTATACCCTCATGCAACAAACTTTCCGTTAATAAATGCATAGCGACGATGTTTCTCATTTCTTCCCTCTCTTTCCTCCACGTaaccaaatttacttgcatgataaCGAAAAGAGCCTGCTATTAAACACCATTGTACATACCCTAATCTCTCTCCGTTTCTGTACATTTTACTAGGGTTACTGGGTTCCTGGTTCGAGAGCCTGATGTAAAACAACCCCACCTATTTCCAAAATACTGGCTGAGAATGGATGCAATCCAATCCAAACAACCTGATGTCACAGATTCTGCTTCAATTGGAAGCTAGAGATGAACCCCAGAAACACGAGGTTCCACCACACATTAGCATCATCGCTTAATTATCCTCAGCATGGCAAATGGCACTTTCACAGTTTCACACAGTATTGGAAACGTTTTTTATGCTACGATGACAAATACAAAAGGTAGAATTGTATATACCCAAAATGGGATTAAACAGATGCTCAAGTAGAGCAGTGGAAACTGATAGAGATCTCAGTTTGTGAAAACCGATCGCTATTAGCTAGCCGGTTTTCGTATGGCATTGACCAAATAACCATCGGTTTTACCAGTTTTCGGTAAACGGGTGAGGTGTGATTTTTACCTCGAACTTGAAATCGAAAAGTTCAACCCTGGTGGAAACTCAACATGTGTGCTTACAAGTTCACGGCCGAAAGATCCATGTTTACTTACATATGCACAGAATGTAGTACGGAAAGGACAAAAAGATACAATATGCCAAGTCTACATCACTCACGAAACTACAACCTTTACACTGAATATGGAACGagactgaattttttttctagggtAAAAATTAAGTCAGCTGAATGCTTGGGTCAACCAAAACTTCTTCCCAACCCTATATCCAAAGAACCTTGTCGTCCTAAGAAACTGACAACAATTAGAACCTCATTGTAACATTCACTGGTCGCCGAGCAAAAATCCTTCAGCTTCACACACTAAAGAATCTAGTCTTTTGTTGCAAAATTTAGCAGTCTACCCTTGACACATACAGTCTGGAGCAGGGTAAGTATAAATAGATTGCTTTGGTTTCCTCAGTCTGATTTGCCCGTATCTACCCTTGTGCCCTGCTTGTACAGCCTCCTGAAATTCCAACCACTCCATGCTCTTGTTAACAAAGATGCGCCCAAGCAATGCCATGTTTGGCCTTATGGTCTTCATATTCTCAAAGGTACGGTGAGCCATCTAAATTTCAACAAATTATTCTAGTCAGGACCAGTAACAAAGGAAGCAATCAAGCAAATTCAAGATCGAACAGAACATACCAGTGCGTTGTGCATATTCCCAGGAGATGCAGAGATGAAAATGTCGCTGTGCATGCTGATATAGTAGTCAAGAGCTGCTAGAACAGAAGCCTTGCCTTCAACATTAGTCAGCTCCTCTTCCGACGCAAGGCTCCTCTTGTCCTCCATTAGGGGGAAAAGTTTGCGCAGGCTAGAAATTCTGGCTTCCCCGCCGTATACCTTAATACGTTATGTATATTAGACCTTCCTAATaccaccagaaaaaaaaattggtaaacaCACAGAAGAGTCAAACCTTGTGAGAGGCTAGATAGATTCGAGTTCTGCTGTCAAATCCAAGAGCTGCCAGTAACAGCCCAATTTCTTCTGGAGTCAATGGGCAGCGTCCCAAGTTCCGAAGCTCCTCATCAGTTAGCTGTGAATTTAATACCCTCCCTTGCCAGATGACTTGTCTGTACTTAGCCAGAGCTAATCTCTCAGCTCTGCCACCACCGAAGTCACAAGCAGAATGTGCAGCCATATCCTGAAAAATTGATCAGAAGCAGAAATGTTTTAAAGAGCACAACAATGCACATACACTGTGGATCCACAGAAAAAATGTATTGGAGAAGTTTCCATTTACCTTATCAAAACGGAGATGCAAAACTGCATATTTTCCGGCTTGGTTTGTGTCTTCTCCAACTTCTTGGATAAGTTCACCAGATTGGCCCTGGACGGGAGATCTCAAGCGTTTCACAAGAGTCTCCCCCAGTGAGATAATGTGAGGCAGGAAAACAAGAGCTTGGAAGTTAACTTTGCAACGCAGATGCTGAATGTCCACAGGCAAGTCATCAAATGCAAGACGGTGAGAAAAGGGGGCAATGGCAGCAATGCCATAGCTGCAAGGAAACAAATGGAAGGTAAGATGACTGCTAAACGATTTGCCTTGTAAATTGACCAACTAACAAAGTTATTAAACAATGACAGGATGTCATGTTAACACATATGGAGCTAGACCAGTGGAAATTGACCTAGGCTAAATGTTATGACCATTTCTCCGTAACCTTAATTGACCACCAGCTACATATATGAAGACCATTGCAAGGCGTGACTTGAGCCAATTATTTCAGAGAAGTCTATGAAGCTGACTCAATAAACAAAGCGCATGTTTGACTAATAGAGAAACAATCcaagtcaatttttttcacaaacCTTTGAAGGATAGGACTGACATTCTCCAGATACCAACTTGCAGAGGCATGAACAGGTGCGGTTTTTATTCTTGTAGCACGGATGCCTGTACCATAGTACTCTCTTGTGCTCCAGGAAAATTCTTTTGGGAGAACTTTGACTATTGAAACTTCAGCTTTTAAGGTGTTGATAAAATGATCCACATCAAAAATTTCTTCAAAGGAGCTACAATACAAAAAGGTAAACTATACTTAAAATTCAACAGTGGAAAATGGAAATTAAAAATATAGTGCTCCGAGACTCCAAAAGCACCTTGTGTCTTTCCAAACAGGGTTTACTTCAAGATGTGGGATCACAAGAGTCGCATTCAGAATTTTAGCAACAGCAACCGCATCACATATCTAAAGAACAGAAAGGAAAGAGTTGGATAATCTAAAGTCCCAAGGATGCCAGTTATGTTAAGTTATATATCATAGCATCAATGCATAAGAAGTGTGTTACCCCCATTCTTTGCTGATTCAGTCCACCATCAAGAAATACTTGGATATATCCAGTGGGTTCCAAAGGTACTCCTATAATTTATCAGAACAACTGATCAATAATCTATTTTCTATCGCTGCGGCTGTCGGAATCATGCCATTTCAGTAGGTTACCGTGAACACTTGATGACTTCAAGCATGGTTTCCAACCTTGGTACGGCAATGGTGACCACAGCTCtctcttttgtttgtttgacTGTACAAAATACAAGTTACAGATGGGCTCCAACATAAATACTCCAGTTTTCAGCTAAGTATTATGTACTCACAATTGTTCGCCGCAAAGCCTCATTCAGAAGAGACTCATGCATTGGCTTAGGGACATTCCACTCCTGCAAACAATTGACAAAACCCTGCCTAGTTAACCCTCAAAGCAAATATAAGATCATAAAACCTAAACTAGAAGAGCACAAGCAAAATTCTCATCAATTAGACACACCAATTCTTCCCCCATACACTACAAGGAACTAGCTATCTGCCAAAATGGAAGACGACCTTTGCTCATCCCAAGTGATTGGGTCCCTGGAGCTACCAATCATAAATCTACGAAGAGTAGCTTTGAATCTTACTTCACAGCACATCGGCTCCAATTTCGGGCCgcgcgaggaggagagaggggaggaggggggctcACCGAGAAGAGGGAAGGGAAGGCGCGGCCAAGCGGGGTGAAGATCGCGGGGAAGATGGACGGAAGTAGcacgacgacggccgccgccgcggcgagcgccgggcccctcgccgccggcggcgaaggcgacggcCTCCGCATCTCCCCGTCTCAAGTCaggtggggggaggggagacgacgacgacgacgagcccgaAGCCCACCAAGCGACAACTTAGCCGAGCCGAATAGGAAATGGGCCTTATGGAGTGATCTGGATGGGCCAAAATTCTTCGCCTGGCCCAACTATGATCCgaaaaagaggaggaaggatCCGCGGGACTTCTGTACTGTACTGCTGTGCGGTTCACTAGCCACCCTGCTAAAAACATCTACAGTTACCTGAATATGATATGCTAAATGTATATTTGTaggtgtcgacgtttgatgtcgcaattctagtatttgcatggtatggggatcgtcggtgctagggtatacgcgagattgaggtaaaagagatggagacagggatttttatacaggttcgagcccctgaattgtcaggtaatagccctacattctgttggccggagccgatgttgctttttattcaccataatcacaccagtacaatatgtggggtagcctatctaactgttgtcgacatggcggtctgaaggtctgactcgtagtcgacaacagggtagccttccttcTCGAGCTCGCGCCCGACGGAATCAGAGACAATGCTAaatccctacggccggcctctgaaggtaccggatagggttgatccaggcgtatctctgatgtcgatatccggcggctttcttggcgtatgttggcttgtatgttgtggcttttGGTGgatgtatgttgattgtgttggttcTCCTTGGTGGGTGTCCGCTCTCTTCctctcctagggggtcttgtatttatacctataggtgtcctcttgtccaagtagaactaaggaaatcaatatggatacaatccgagtagtacttgtcgtttccatgtagaactctggttgtctttccttattcggaactcctcctatatccgaaggttgctttcgtataggacatggtatgtggtgggtcctaccgagatttagtcaactactattagttatgtggtatccataaccctgacagtaggtTAAATCATACTACAAATATACATTTAACCTGAATATACATTTACAGCATATCATATAAATTTAACCTTCAgtaaaaatatacattttttaaacatatacaaatatatatgagtATATCATATACAAATATACCTGAATATACATTTGCAGCATATCAGATACATTTAACCTACAgtaaaaatatacattttttaaaCATATCATATTCTTTGTATTTATTGTAGAGGATATGATATGCGTCCATTATAAGACCTAAGAGGCGTGGACTTGCCAGGGATGTTAACTGAGCAATTATAAACCCATAATTCCAAAGCTTTGAAACATGAAAACATAGGAATATATTAccacatactccatccgttttacaatgtaagtcattttagtatttctcatatttatattgatgttaatgaatctagatatgagAAATGCTCTATGTAATATCATAAGATTTCAGAACAGAATAGCACTCGAGATAATGTGTTTAGATGGCTCAGAGGAATTGAAACAGAAAGAATTTGGGAGGAAAACACATGCAAAAGAGCAGTATAGCATCGGACTTAGTAAAGAAAAATATCCTTGAGAATTTTACAATCCTATTCCTTTATaaagatgcattttttttagaaagtgTGCCTTTTGTTATGGCATCACAATTTCCAAAAAAGAAGTCGTCTTTTGTAAATTACCTACACCTATAATGTAAGTACACTGCAAGtttataattacattgtaagaAACATTTACAATGCAAATTTTCTAACACACGATGTATAAGAAAATTAGGATTAAACGTGTTTATTATTTTAGGTCGTGTGCATCTCCAGTCGATGCAGAGACCGGGTATAATTTCAGTTCTAATACAATTATtcccattattaaaaaaaaggagtattTATTATTTACATGAAAGATGAGATATGAGAATTAAAAGCTTATACCTACAAATAGGAGAACAATGGACTAAAATTAAGTGAAAAATGTAGCGACCTTTTTTTTAGCAATCCTGTTTTTCTTCCCTACAGATTCCAAATTTTTAATCCTCTAAAAATTCTACTATAAGTTTCCTTCAATCTAAAGGAGCCCTGGAAGGTTTTGATGAGCCTGAATATCAATTGTAAACTAAAATCAATGAGAGTTCAATGATCGGAGACATGTTTACCATTTATATAAAGGCTTAATTAAATCAAATTGAATCAGTGAAATTTAAACCTCGTTCATATTCTCTTACTACGTCCTTTCCACATGTACGGAGCCATCgttggcatatttgcaaataaaaagtaattGGTAAATagacttttatatacgtgttcttagcgatttaaaagtaaaagttaaaaataaacttcaatgaaaaaaaatctcaaaatcaactttaaaatttaaggttgaaaattcaaaatttgtctgATAAGcgtaagcataagcgaaaagatgagacaCGTGCTTTAGGTAGAGGATAGAAAAACTGTTCGGTCTGTTTTTTAAGCCAAGGGTAAGGAATTTGATTCAGGGATAGAACCCAAGCACGGAAATTGTCATTTCAATTCGATTTCCATCGATTTCAGTTCAAGTAAAACACAACCCGTTTCTTGGCTCTTTGTATTGCCATGATCCAAACAGCACCTAAACTGATCATAAGTATACACATGCTGCCGTTCTTCATTCGGCTGAGCGATCGAAGTCGATTAAAGAGAAAAATAGAACGAAAGAACAAAGAATTTGCAGAGAAGTGACGCCATGGGAATCCTGTGGATTCCCTAGGCCGCAGCCGTCTCCATGAACTTGAGGAACTCGCGGAAATCGACCCTGCCGTCCTTGTCCGCGTCGTAGGCGTCGATCATGCGCTGGCACTcggcgtggccggcgccggcggcgaacccGAGCGAGGCGAGCACGCtcccgagctcgccggcgtcgatgAAGCCGTCGCCGTTGCGGTCGAAGACGCggaacgccgccgcggcctcccccagggtggcctcctcctcctcgaacagcgcggccgcctcctcgaaccccaccgacggcgcggcgccgcccgcgccgcccatCAGGCCAAGAACCGTGTCCAGGTcaaccgccgccggcggcgccaccgcgggcgctgcagcggcgcggcgccgggaAGACGAActcgatgaggaggaggaggaggatttgacGAGGGCGGAGAGGCCGATGGCGATGACGTTGAGGGAGATGGTGAGCACGGCCTGCGCCATGGAGAAGTGGAACGAGTAGGTCGACGACGTGCTCGGCGCCGAATACGCTGCCTCCATGGCCAAATCAATCAGTTGCTTCCGTCCGCTTCTCTTTCTCTCGAGAGATCGTCTCCTCTACCTTTGCTTCGTCCGCGTCTCCGAGTTGGGTTGGGTTGCCGGTTGTGTCTTGCGTGTGCCTTGCCGGGATCAACGGCGGGGACGGCATATATAGCTCTGGGcgtgaggcgaggcgaggcgaaggCGGGAAGGAAGGAGGGTTCGCGGAAGCCGGAAGGAGAGAGTCGCGtggaaaaggaaggaaaggaaaaaataggAAATTGAGGCGGTCTCGCGGGGAAGTGGGAAAGAAATGAACGGTCGTGGTCGTGGGGAAAGACGTGGAACGGGTTGGTTTGGGTTtgtgggggagagagatggtTCGCGGGAGGTTCGGGGGTTGGGCGTGGCGGGGGGGAGAGCGGACGGCGACGTCGCGGGCGGGCACGCAGCGAGGTGGGTCAGCGTGGGGACTTGGCGTGCGGTCGCGTTCGGGGTTTGGAAGGAGGCAacgtttgttttttgttttttttttttcctttctcccTTTTGTCTTTTGTCTTTGTTGTCATTTGCGCCTTGTTCTCTACTGCTCctccgttctttttttttttttgtgcatttCTCGGTTGAATTTGATGTGTCTCGCGGTGGAGAGAGGGGCGAGTGGGATCCGGTGGACGGGGGGCCAGGGGGTGGTTAGGGTGGTCGAGCGGTTGACTGAATGTCTCAAGATGTGTGATGATAATTTCGTATGGACGCTATCTACTAGTGggggcagatttttttttttctacagagATCTACGATCGATATATAGCGTTGATCGGCTGGTCATTGCTGCGGTAAACCCTTGGTAAGTTACATTCAACAAAACACTTATAATTTTCCTGATTATTATCCTCTAGGGTGGTaatttttgtaattcttttcatgCTCCATGAATATAAAACATTGCATCGCCTGATGctattcgttaaaaaaaaaacgcttATACGTTGGCAGCATCTGATGCTGGAGGTAAAAGGAAATGACACGATAAGAATGCATTTTTCTAGTCTAAGAGAATAAATAAAACGGTGAGGAAATTTTGGCTGGAATAATCAAAAGTTTTACTACCTTTATATGttcatcaggaaaaaaaatagaatttttttgccTTTCTTCACGCGGAAGGACATGACGGTATTGCTATTATCTCCTCTTCACCAAGACAAGAGAAAAAGGCACACAAGatcagagaagaaaaaaaaaagaaccatctATTTTGCGGTCTGTTCCTTCTCAAAAAGTAGTAGTGTTTTTACTTGTCATACAAGATTAATTTGCAGTGCAAGGGAAAAATAGAATTGGCTTATGCCTGCTGCATTTCTTCCATCAGTAATTGCATCCACAATGTGCATATAAAATcggtaataaaaaataaaatactacttCTATCAGGTTGTATATATTATGGAAATAGTAAGTAACAAATACTAGGTAATATGCTTACTACCTAGCCATAAGCAAtaaacaaatgatttttctcatcCCTCTCTCATGGCTATTGGTTGTGCGGCCCAGCTTACTACCCACTTTTGTTATTTCACCATTGTAGCTATAACAAGAACTAATACCCATTGACATAGGGCCCACCCTTATTCTCAAAGTAGGTCGTAAATATTGGTGATGCCCTAACACTGTGTACGTGACTG comes from the Oryza glaberrima chromosome 9, OglaRS2, whole genome shotgun sequence genome and includes:
- the LOC127784997 gene encoding SKP1-like protein 5 produces the protein MFDEKTKPKSPMAEAAAKEVAGAAAAAGDMILLISSDGQRFEVAQAVASMSRLVRNMVEDECTDNGVPLPNVPSAVLAKVLEYCSEHAAAAAAAGEEVEELKSFDAAFIEVDNATLFDLILAANYLNVPCLLALACQRAADLIRGKTVEEIRAEFNIANDFTPEEEAEIRKENAWAFQD
- the LOC127783676 gene encoding O-fucosyltransferase 31-like yields the protein MRRPSPSPPAARGPALAAAAAVVVLLPSIFPAIFTPLGRAFPSLFSEWNVPKPMHESLLNEALRRTISNKQKRELWSPLPYQGWKPCLKSSSVHGVPLEPTGYIQVFLDGGLNQQRMGICDAVAVAKILNATLVIPHLEVNPVWKDTSSFEEIFDVDHFINTLKAEVSIVKVLPKEFSWSTREYYGTGIRATRIKTAPVHASASWYLENVSPILQSYGIAAIAPFSHRLAFDDLPVDIQHLRCKVNFQALVFLPHIISLGETLVKRLRSPVQGQSGELIQEVGEDTNQAGKYAVLHLRFDKDMAAHSACDFGGGRAERLALAKYRQVIWQGRVLNSQLTDEELRNLGRCPLTPEEIGLLLAALGFDSRTRIYLASHKVYGGEARISSLRKLFPLMEDKRSLASEEELTNVEGKASVLAALDYYISMHSDIFISASPGNMHNALMAHRTFENMKTIRPNMALLGRIFVNKSMEWLEFQEAVQAGHKGRYGQIRLRKPKQSIYTYPAPDCMCQG
- the LOC127784197 gene encoding probable calcium-binding protein CML17 — encoded protein: MEAAYSAPSTSSTYSFHFSMAQAVLTISLNVIAIGLSALVKSSSSSSSSSSSRRRAAAAPAVAPPAAVDLDTVLGLMGGAGGAAPSVGFEEAAALFEEEEATLGEAAAAFRVFDRNGDGFIDAGELGSVLASLGFAAGAGHAECQRMIDAYDADKDGRVDFREFLKFMETAAA